A single region of the Rhodococcus sp. W8901 genome encodes:
- a CDS encoding VOC family protein, with protein sequence MEILSSRIILRPHDYEVTLAFYRDTLGLAIAREYPGGTVFFVGQGLVEVTSHGGTELDTRFSGALWMQVRDLAVAQDDLVRAEVPIVREARQEPWGLHEMWIADPDGVPIVLVQIPADHPIRRDLR encoded by the coding sequence GTGGAAATTCTCAGCAGCCGGATCATTCTGCGACCCCACGACTACGAGGTGACGCTGGCGTTCTACCGCGACACGCTGGGCCTGGCGATCGCGCGCGAATACCCCGGCGGCACAGTGTTCTTCGTCGGACAGGGGCTGGTCGAGGTGACCTCGCACGGCGGCACCGAGCTGGACACGCGGTTCTCGGGCGCGCTGTGGATGCAGGTGCGCGACCTGGCCGTCGCCCAGGACGACCTGGTCCGGGCGGAGGTGCCGATCGTGCGGGAGGCCCGACAGGAGCCGTGGGGCCTGCACGAGATGTGGATCGCCGACCCCGACGGTGTGCCCATCGTGCTGGTGCAGATCCCTGCAGACCATCCGATCCGCCGCGACCTACGCTGA